In the Elusimicrobiota bacterium genome, TGGTACGGTTCCGGCTGAGATCAAAGGGTTGGAAGTTGACCACCAGTCGGTGGTTGACAGTACTGATGCGTTAAATTTTCCTGAAATCCCACAACGGTTGATGATCATCGGGGGAGGTGTTATCGGTGTAGAACTCGGGTGTATGTACAGCCGCGCGGGAAGCGATGTGACAATTGTTGAACTCTTACCCCAGATTTTACCGAATGAGGATACAGAAATTGCTGCTGCGATGACACAAATACTTAAACAAGAAAAAGTTGTGGTCATGACCAACACAAAAGTTGAGAAACTTATTAAAACCGCAGGCTGTGTTGAAGTGTATATTTCTAATAAAGCTGAATGTTTCAAAGTAGACAAAGTACTGGTTTCTATTGGACGCCAGCCGGTTACGTCTTTGCTGGGGCTGGATAAAATTATGGTAAAAACAGAAAAAGGTTTTGTCGTTACAAATACGCGTATGCAGACAAGTATTCCCAATATTTACGCGGTTGGGGATGTGGTGTATAAAGGTATACAACTGGCGTATGTCGCGGCACAGCAGGGAATTATCGCTGCGGAAAATATCTGTGGAAAACACGCGGAGATTGATTATAAAACAGTACCGAGTTGTATATATACTCATCCTGAGATCGCGAGCGCAGGGTATACTGAAAAACAAGCGAATGATAACGGTATCAGTATTATGGTTGGCAAGTTCCCGTTTGCCGCTAACGGCAGGTCAATTATCCTTGGTGACCCCCGCGGGTTCGTAAAGACTGTGATTGACAAAACAACCGGTGAGGTTATTGGGATGCATATTATAGGTAATCATGCGACAGAACTTATCTCTACCGCCGTAATGGGTATGCATCTGGAAGTATTACCCGAAGATTTTAAACGCATAATGTTCGGGCATCCTACGGTAAGTGAAGCGTTAATGGAAGCTATACATGACGCGGAACATGAAGCAGTTGATAAGCCAAAGGGTATGTAAGAAAACAGTTTACGATGTTTGAACTTAAACCAGATTTCGAGAATGTATTGAAAAGATACGATGCGTGGTGGCGTTGTGATATTACTGACCGTCCTATATGCATAATTACTTTTCCTAAAAAGCAGGGGTTAAGAAAACCTTTACCTGCGGAAAAAAAGTATGCGAACTTACGCGAAAAATGGTTAGACCTCGAGTATCGGACAGAAAAAATGGTTATCGCCCTCGAGAACCATGTATTCTATGCAGATGCGTTGCCTATAGCATGGCCAAACCTTGGCCCCGAAATATTTTCGTCATTCTACGGGTGTCCGTTAGAATTCGGTGAGTCTACTGTTTGGAGCAAGCCAATACTTAGAGGTTGGACAACAGAGGAAGTAGGGAAAGTACAGCTTGACCGCCGAAACGAATATTTTGGGTTGTTAAATAAATACATGGACATCCTTATTGAAGCGGGGAAAGGTAAGTTTATCGTGGGATACACCGACCTCCATACAGGCGGGGATGCGGTTGCCGCGTTTCGTGACCCTCAACAATTGTGTATTGACATGATTGAACATCCGGGTGAGATAAAAAGTTTGTGTGAACGCATTACTACCGATTTTTTGTTATTGTATGACGAGTACTATACAAAACTATCCTCCGCGGGGATGCCAAGCACAACATGGCTGCCGTTTACCTGTACGGGTAAGTATCACGTACCCGCAAATGATTTTTCGTGCATGATTTCCAGTGATATGTTTGAACAAACCTACCTCCCGGGAATCGTGCGGGAGTGTAAACATATGGATAGATGTATTTACCATCTTGATGGCCCGCAGGCTTTGCGGTACCTTGATATATTACTCGCAGTACCGGAGATCCACGCAATTCAGTGGGTTCCCGGTGCGGGGAAGGATAAGTGGACCTCCTGGGTAGAGGTCTACAAAAAAATTCAAAACGCAAACAAAGCATTTTGCGTGACTGTCCCAGCGGGTAATGTAGAACAGTTTATTAGTACGTTCAAACCACAGGGTGTGTTAATGACAGTCAGCGGGGTTAAGGATATTGAAACCGCGGAAAGTATTATGTGTATCGTTAAAAGTTGGAAATGAAATATTTAATTAACGAAAGGATGATATTATGGCAGAACTTAAATCCAGCACGGTAATCAAACGGTATCCCGGTAACCCTGTACTCTCGGGGAAAGACGTGCCGTATCCGGCAACGCTAACCTACAACGCGGGGATCACGAAGTATCAGGGGAAGTATGTCATGGTTTTCCGTAATGACGTGTATGACAAGTGGGAAGGTAAACTTAAATATATCGACCTCGGCCTGGCGTACAGTAACGACGGGAAAAAGTGGGATGTCCAGCCAAAACCGATACTTAACCGCGAATTTTTTAATGATAAAGAAATTAAACGCGCATATGACCCGAGGCTGACTGTTATCGACGGTAAGGTTGTGTTGTGTTTTGCAGTGGACACCTTTCATGGCTTACGGGGCGGGATTGCGGTGACTGAAGATTTTGAGAAGTTCGAAGTAAAATCAATGACTGTGCCGGATAACCGTAATATGGTGGTATTCCCCGAAAAAGTTGGGGGAATGTACCTCAGGCTGGAACGCCCGTTTCCAGTGTACAGCCGCGGGG is a window encoding:
- the lpdA gene encoding dihydrolipoyl dehydrogenase — translated: MSYDIVIIGSGPGGYTAAVRAAQLGKRVAIIEKESIGGTCLNRGCIPAKALITAVDVYNTVLTADKFGVKTGTGSATLDWQAVQKRKSSIVSQLQGGLKTIFQSYGIEVIPGTATFSSPKEVVVASGNAKTTIRGEHFIIASGTVPAEIKGLEVDHQSVVDSTDALNFPEIPQRLMIIGGGVIGVELGCMYSRAGSDVTIVELLPQILPNEDTEIAAAMTQILKQEKVVVMTNTKVEKLIKTAGCVEVYISNKAECFKVDKVLVSIGRQPVTSLLGLDKIMVKTEKGFVVTNTRMQTSIPNIYAVGDVVYKGIQLAYVAAQQGIIAAENICGKHAEIDYKTVPSCIYTHPEIASAGYTEKQANDNGISIMVGKFPFAANGRSIILGDPRGFVKTVIDKTTGEVIGMHIIGNHATELISTAVMGMHLEVLPEDFKRIMFGHPTVSEALMEAIHDAEHEAVDKPKGM
- a CDS encoding glycosidase; amino-acid sequence: MAELKSSTVIKRYPGNPVLSGKDVPYPATLTYNAGITKYQGKYVMVFRNDVYDKWEGKLKYIDLGLAYSNDGKKWDVQPKPILNREFFNDKEIKRAYDPRLTVIDGKVVLCFAVDTFHGLRGGIAVTEDFEKFEVKSMTVPDNRNMVVFPEKVGGMYLRLERPFPVYSRG